A region from the Lentisphaera profundi genome encodes:
- a CDS encoding alpha/beta hydrolase translates to MMNQKMLSPILIVTLCLSALASAADGKLQDAQAQQSRVWTPEEIGKGTFSQRPDKSLVYKTVDNKGEPAELKLQVFLPKGHQASDRRPAAVFFHGGGWRGGTPDHMYPQCRYLALRGMVAISVQYRTIKVFGTTPKECVKDGKSAMRWVRTHAAELGIDPSRIVAGGGSAGGHIAAATALVEAFDEAGEDASVSCRPGALVLFNPVFDNGPQGFRNSLVREYWRDISPIDHIDGNTPPTFVILGTKDKHIPVETAKRFERLMKENGRRCDLHLYEGRKHGFYNIWEDRNALADTMIRMDRFLSSLGYLEGDPALVLATDGNKPDAQASQPAKKANAVEPSFKDVSYGAHKKELMNFWQFKSENPVGVLLQIHGGGWMGGNKDETLRPHQIKNGYSVASISYPLVNEGAQQPEMLNAALRSVQFLRYKAKEWNINPQRIVVTGGSAGGCSSLLVALHDDVANPKSSDPVERFSSRVAGAMVAGAQTTMNPFVIKQRIGAKTFDNPMPYKAFGAETAQDLMDNWDTYKALSEKCSPITHLSKDDPPLHLYYNVMREFPTTKGGNGIHSPIFGEIMLEACQEMGVECHLQYWQKDEGRPKPAISRQQFLNKLLLK, encoded by the coding sequence ATGATGAACCAAAAAATGCTATCACCGATCCTCATCGTAACTTTATGTTTGTCTGCGCTGGCATCAGCGGCTGACGGGAAGTTGCAGGATGCGCAGGCTCAACAGAGTCGAGTATGGACTCCGGAAGAAATCGGTAAAGGCACATTCAGCCAAAGACCCGACAAAAGCTTGGTTTACAAAACCGTCGATAACAAAGGCGAACCTGCGGAGCTCAAGCTTCAGGTCTTCTTGCCTAAGGGGCATCAGGCGTCGGATCGTCGGCCGGCTGCGGTGTTTTTTCATGGCGGGGGTTGGCGTGGCGGCACGCCAGATCATATGTATCCACAGTGTCGATACTTAGCACTGCGCGGCATGGTCGCTATCTCTGTGCAATACCGGACGATTAAAGTCTTCGGAACCACGCCGAAAGAGTGCGTGAAAGACGGGAAATCCGCGATGCGCTGGGTGCGCACCCATGCTGCCGAGTTGGGGATTGATCCCTCCAGAATCGTGGCAGGCGGTGGATCGGCTGGTGGACATATTGCGGCGGCTACGGCGCTGGTCGAAGCGTTTGACGAAGCGGGGGAGGATGCTTCCGTCAGTTGCCGCCCGGGGGCGCTGGTGCTTTTTAACCCCGTCTTTGACAACGGCCCGCAGGGTTTCAGGAATTCCCTGGTGCGCGAGTATTGGAGAGATATTTCCCCAATCGATCACATCGATGGCAACACGCCGCCTACGTTTGTTATTCTCGGCACGAAGGATAAACATATTCCGGTCGAAACCGCCAAGCGCTTTGAACGGTTGATGAAAGAGAACGGCCGCCGCTGCGACCTGCATCTTTATGAGGGGCGTAAACACGGGTTTTACAATATATGGGAAGATCGAAATGCGCTGGCAGACACCATGATTCGCATGGATCGCTTCCTCAGCTCGCTCGGATATCTCGAAGGCGACCCAGCGCTTGTGTTAGCAACTGACGGAAATAAACCCGATGCGCAGGCTAGCCAACCGGCGAAGAAAGCAAATGCCGTTGAGCCCAGCTTTAAGGATGTAAGCTATGGTGCCCACAAAAAGGAGTTGATGAATTTCTGGCAGTTCAAATCAGAAAATCCGGTCGGCGTGCTCCTGCAGATTCATGGGGGTGGCTGGATGGGGGGCAACAAGGATGAAACCCTAAGGCCTCATCAAATCAAAAATGGCTACAGTGTGGCATCGATCAGCTACCCACTGGTCAACGAAGGAGCGCAACAACCCGAGATGCTGAACGCAGCTTTGCGATCGGTTCAGTTTCTTCGCTACAAGGCGAAAGAGTGGAATATCAATCCGCAACGGATTGTGGTGACCGGTGGTTCGGCGGGAGGCTGCTCCAGCTTGCTGGTGGCCTTGCACGATGACGTGGCCAATCCAAAAAGCAGCGATCCGGTGGAGCGCTTTTCATCGCGCGTTGCCGGGGCAATGGTTGCCGGCGCCCAGACCACGATGAATCCTTTTGTGATCAAACAACGCATCGGAGCAAAAACCTTCGATAACCCAATGCCCTACAAAGCTTTTGGTGCTGAAACAGCTCAGGATCTGATGGACAACTGGGACACGTATAAGGCGCTCTCAGAAAAATGTTCACCCATCACCCACCTCAGCAAGGATGATCCTCCGCTACACCTTTACTACAACGTTATGCGCGAGTTCCCGACGACCAAGGGAGGGAACGGAATTCACAGCCCGATTTTTGGCGAAATCATGCTCGAAGCCTGTCAGGAAATGGGCGTGGAATGTCACCTGCAATATTGGCAAAAAGATGAAGGTCGCCCGAAGCCTGCCATTAGTCGGCAGCAGTTTTTGAATAAGCTGCTTTTGAAATAA
- a CDS encoding type II secretion system protein produces MKKLNNQSFTLIELLVVVAIIGILASLLLPSLSRAREKAKMASCKSQQRQIGTMLIMYTDDNNSSYPTQGWSTGISWDDRLSDYDGRYLTDTQKQAGVLAASEGVQADLYACPSDTVERDYWGNTDVLTLSYSLSKRFLVSGVSPRSYARGICAALDGGTHAGPSRKITDLNKPSETLIMAEKSNPGNLVGFRDGRIAPNPDQNSIINHDGQFGANYLLGDNSVRSLTFLATMVRSDGTMATNNDVRESMWDAGE; encoded by the coding sequence ATGAAAAAATTAAACAATCAGAGTTTCACCTTAATCGAACTTTTGGTAGTCGTTGCCATTATCGGCATCCTCGCAAGCCTTCTCCTTCCCAGCTTGTCTAGAGCCAGGGAAAAAGCAAAGATGGCTAGCTGTAAGAGCCAACAAAGGCAAATAGGCACTATGTTAATCATGTATACTGATGATAATAATTCTTCCTACCCTACTCAAGGTTGGTCTACAGGTATTTCTTGGGATGATAGGCTCTCGGATTACGATGGTCGTTACTTAACTGACACTCAAAAACAAGCAGGTGTTTTAGCTGCATCTGAAGGTGTTCAAGCTGATCTTTACGCTTGTCCGAGTGACACCGTTGAACGTGATTATTGGGGAAACACAGATGTCTTAACCTTGAGTTATTCTTTGTCTAAAAGATTTCTAGTTAGTGGAGTAAGCCCAAGAAGCTACGCTCGCGGAATCTGTGCCGCACTTGATGGTGGCACTCACGCTGGGCCATCACGAAAAATCACTGATTTAAACAAGCCCTCCGAAACACTAATTATGGCAGAAAAATCCAACCCTGGAAATTTAGTGGGATTTAGAGATGGACGTATTGCCCCGAACCCTGATCAAAACTCGATTATCAACCATGATGGCCAATTTGGTGCTAATTACCTTTTAGGCGATAATAGTGTACGCTCTTTAACCTTCCTCGCCACCATGGTTAGGTCCGATGGCACCATGGCGACTAATAATGACGTAAGAGAAAGCATGTGGGATGCCGGCGAGTAA
- a CDS encoding sulfatase family protein, whose protein sequence is MLAKTVIISLASVSPSLNATENKGSTSIEKPNIIVIMADDLGYGDVGCYGAKAKNVKTPHIDRLAARGLRFTSGYASASTCTPTRYSLLTGTYAFRNKGTGIAGPSSPALIRPDVVTMPDLLQKAGYKTAAIGKWHLGLGDKKPDWNGDLKPGPLEIGFDYSFLLPTTNDRVPQVYVENHRVLNLDPKDPLWVGHKSPSEDHKTGINHREGLKMDWSHGHNSTIHNGISRIGFYTGGHAARFRDEDLADKWVEKSEAWIKQNKDKPFFLYLASHDIHVPRMPHERFHGKSRTGFRGDAIVQLDWTVGEVVRILKEQGLEKNTMIVFCSDNGSVLDDGYKDGAVEKLHDHQPAGPYSGGKYTIQEGGTRTPFITWWPGTIKPGVSEQIVCTIDLANSLATHLGVAIPEGACLDSLDVMPALLGKEGAKGRDNLIQQDNGNAGTLSSFGYRSGKWKIQRKNAFDRKTKIANEDPAKMKFSLYDLDNDPAEKKDVAKQNAQIFARLKGELQKQLDDGRTRHYNAETEADKVAENLKVTQKKTVQETALGKMTVTTTFRGGVKILEQVTPPDESMNTVFYVFLNGSKVLTYKSGPMGTELSGAGMGRRQIKPEYTIKMAGDKWSVIKAVTIYSADYTTTFDGFRLKDGELIPWSAEKLANWRKLRSEAPQKVQ, encoded by the coding sequence ATGCTAGCCAAAACCGTCATAATTTCCTTGGCCAGCGTCTCACCGTCTCTAAACGCTACAGAAAACAAAGGTTCGACGAGCATTGAAAAACCCAACATCATCGTCATCATGGCAGACGATCTGGGATACGGAGATGTGGGCTGCTATGGCGCTAAAGCTAAGAATGTAAAAACGCCGCACATTGACCGATTGGCCGCCCGGGGACTGCGCTTTACCAGTGGGTATGCGTCGGCCTCTACTTGCACCCCTACGCGTTACTCCCTGCTCACCGGGACCTATGCCTTTCGTAACAAAGGCACGGGGATCGCTGGTCCGAGTTCTCCCGCCCTGATCCGGCCGGATGTGGTGACCATGCCTGACCTGCTGCAAAAAGCGGGTTACAAAACAGCGGCCATCGGCAAGTGGCACCTTGGTCTGGGAGATAAAAAACCAGACTGGAATGGTGACCTCAAGCCTGGCCCACTCGAAATTGGTTTTGATTATTCCTTCCTCCTGCCCACCACCAATGACCGGGTGCCGCAAGTCTATGTGGAGAACCACCGGGTGCTCAACCTCGATCCCAAAGACCCACTCTGGGTCGGTCATAAAAGCCCAAGCGAAGATCACAAAACGGGCATCAACCATCGCGAAGGGCTCAAGATGGACTGGAGCCACGGCCACAATAGCACCATCCACAATGGCATTAGCCGGATCGGCTTCTACACCGGTGGCCACGCCGCCCGTTTCCGCGATGAAGACCTCGCAGACAAGTGGGTGGAGAAGTCCGAGGCGTGGATTAAACAAAACAAAGACAAGCCGTTTTTCCTCTACTTAGCCTCGCACGATATCCACGTGCCACGCATGCCGCATGAACGTTTTCATGGCAAATCCCGCACCGGTTTCCGCGGTGATGCCATCGTCCAGCTCGACTGGACTGTCGGCGAAGTCGTCCGAATTCTGAAAGAGCAAGGGCTGGAGAAAAACACCATGATTGTTTTCTGCTCGGATAACGGCTCGGTTCTCGATGATGGTTACAAAGACGGCGCCGTGGAAAAGCTGCACGACCACCAGCCCGCTGGTCCTTATTCCGGGGGTAAATACACAATCCAGGAAGGTGGCACCCGCACGCCTTTCATCACCTGGTGGCCGGGAACGATCAAGCCTGGTGTCTCAGAGCAAATCGTTTGCACCATTGATTTGGCCAATAGCCTCGCCACCCACCTCGGCGTTGCCATCCCAGAGGGTGCCTGCCTGGATAGCCTCGATGTGATGCCCGCCCTTCTCGGCAAAGAAGGGGCCAAGGGGCGCGATAACCTGATCCAACAAGACAACGGCAATGCCGGCACTCTCAGTTCGTTTGGCTACCGCTCAGGTAAGTGGAAAATCCAACGCAAAAATGCTTTCGATCGCAAAACAAAAATTGCCAACGAAGATCCCGCTAAAATGAAATTCTCTCTCTACGACCTGGATAATGACCCTGCAGAGAAGAAGGACGTCGCCAAGCAGAACGCTCAAATCTTCGCTCGCCTGAAAGGGGAGTTACAGAAGCAGCTCGACGATGGCCGCACTAGGCACTACAACGCTGAAACAGAAGCAGACAAGGTTGCGGAGAACCTCAAGGTCACGCAAAAGAAAACCGTGCAGGAAACCGCTCTTGGCAAAATGACCGTGACAACCACCTTCCGGGGAGGTGTCAAGATACTGGAGCAGGTGACGCCTCCCGACGAGAGCATGAACACCGTATTTTACGTGTTCCTCAATGGCTCCAAGGTGTTGACCTATAAGTCGGGGCCAATGGGCACCGAGTTGAGTGGCGCAGGCATGGGCCGCAGGCAGATCAAGCCAGAATACACCATCAAGATGGCAGGCGACAAGTGGTCGGTCATTAAGGCGGTCACCATTTACAGCGCTGATTACACAACTACTTTTGACGGTTTTAGGCTGAAGGACGGGGAACTCATACCATGGAGTGCCGAGAAGCTTGCCAACTGGCGTAAGTTAAGGTCAGAAGCTCCCCAGAAGGTGCAGTAG
- a CDS encoding sigma-70 family RNA polymerase sigma factor, whose protein sequence is MAETDDSNEAFVRLLAKHDPTIRSYIRASIPNSSDLAEVMQQVCIIAWKKFSTLDDPENAFVKWTCAIARYEILKFRRGKARDRLVLDDDIIDKLAEEGIEESSSRQHWLKALDICLAKFPESRRDLLLKAYHPDTTIKELASNMNKKPNALYQILSRLRLSLVNCIEQNKAF, encoded by the coding sequence ATGGCTGAAACTGATGACAGTAACGAGGCTTTCGTTAGACTGCTAGCAAAGCATGACCCCACTATCCGATCCTATATCCGAGCATCTATCCCCAATTCATCGGATCTTGCAGAAGTCATGCAGCAAGTCTGTATTATCGCTTGGAAAAAGTTCTCGACTTTGGATGATCCAGAAAATGCCTTTGTTAAATGGACTTGTGCCATCGCCCGTTACGAAATCCTAAAATTTCGTCGAGGTAAAGCCAGAGACCGCCTCGTTCTAGATGATGATATCATCGACAAACTGGCCGAAGAAGGCATAGAGGAATCTTCATCGCGTCAACATTGGCTCAAGGCCTTAGATATTTGTCTAGCAAAATTCCCCGAGTCCCGACGTGACTTACTACTTAAGGCCTATCATCCTGATACCACAATAAAGGAACTCGCCTCTAATATGAATAAAAAGCCTAATGCTCTTTACCAGATCCTTTCGCGTTTGCGCTTAAGCCTGGTCAACTGTATTGAACAAAACAAGGCGTTTTAA
- a CDS encoding glycerophosphodiester phosphodiesterase, translating to MIKVLLFSFTLFLQLSLLADTLIIAHRGASKQAPENTLPAFELAWKQGADAIEADFRMTKDGHVVCIHDANTKKTADKNLIIAKSTLSELKKLDFGLFKGKQFKGTRIPTIEEVFASIPKGKKIFIEIKSGPETVQPLLKAIKQSSLQPEQIAIIGFKEKILLDIKKHAPHIYTSWLCSLKKDKRGKMKPSLESIMKTIKACQIDGFSSSYNQLNQEIIQTLQKQGTDCHVWTINDTRHAKKFVAWKINSITTDLPEKIKVVLAQDSKD from the coding sequence ATGATTAAAGTTCTTCTTTTCAGCTTCACTCTATTTCTTCAATTGAGTCTGCTCGCTGATACGCTCATTATCGCCCATCGCGGTGCCTCTAAGCAAGCACCAGAGAATACCCTACCCGCTTTTGAACTAGCTTGGAAACAGGGCGCGGATGCGATCGAAGCCGATTTTCGTATGACAAAAGATGGACATGTGGTCTGTATTCACGATGCGAATACAAAGAAAACCGCCGATAAAAATTTAATCATTGCTAAGTCTACTTTGAGTGAACTAAAGAAACTAGATTTTGGATTATTTAAGGGCAAACAATTTAAGGGAACGCGAATCCCGACAATTGAGGAAGTATTTGCCTCTATTCCAAAGGGAAAAAAGATTTTTATCGAAATCAAGTCTGGCCCCGAAACGGTTCAACCCCTCCTAAAAGCAATAAAACAGAGTTCTCTTCAGCCGGAACAAATTGCTATAATTGGATTTAAAGAAAAAATTCTTCTGGACATCAAAAAGCATGCGCCCCACATATATACTTCTTGGCTTTGCAGTCTCAAAAAAGATAAGAGAGGCAAAATGAAGCCCTCTTTAGAATCCATCATGAAAACTATCAAAGCATGCCAAATCGATGGTTTTAGCTCCTCATATAATCAACTCAATCAAGAAATAATTCAAACACTCCAAAAACAAGGGACTGATTGCCATGTCTGGACAATTAATGATACCCGCCACGCTAAGAAATTTGTCGCTTGGAAGATCAATTCTATCACTACAGACTTACCCGAAAAAATTAAAGTAGTGTTAGCACAGGACTCCAAGGACTAA
- a CDS encoding glycosyl hydrolase, whose protein sequence is MNFNDLKNPKMQWRGKPFWSWNGKLDKDELFHQIDVMKEMGFGGYFMHSRTGLETEYLGEEWFDLINACADYGESLGMESWLYDEDRWPSGLAGGLVTKHPEFRQKAILLEIDPLTEAKDVLAEFTCDVEGSTYTKLGAGKNHLRFSIVEQGKSGFYNGFTYVDTMNRDATEAYLQSTHEKYAEKCGDRLGKSIKGIFTDEPHRGAVLDGFSMYREDGASTVPYTQKLFEEFEKRFGYDLIPKLPELFLQLNGEAVSPVKWHFIELLQQLFIENFAIPCQQWCTKNKLILTGHILHEDNLTSQTAMSGSMMRYYEHMDLPGIDVLGEHNKNYWVVKQLASTARQTGKTQMLTETYGCTGWQMPFAGHKAVGDWQALLGINLRCHHLSWYTMRGEAKRDYPASILHQSAWYKEYKHVEDYFARFGMLMAEGEAVCDVLVINPVESVWAQVHLGWSDCLALQDKKIQKVEDDYQKLFTDLLENQIDFDYGDEEMLSRLASVEGDLFRVGKSTYRSIVVAGMVTMRSSTVQLLKAFEQAGGQVIVAGQAPQYIDALKADFPSFKTIDFDKEALLAALPKAIALVEAEDIFGQVRKTDKGLVFAALNVNRDERRENVLVNIAAAGHVCELDLQSGEILAVTSEYANGVTSFTCDFSKAGEKVFFISPEPLIEARAEAPPEALEERPLSGNFEYRLGEDNICVLDFARFRMNQGEWQNAQEVLKIDQAIRDQYQIMRRGGEMLQPWFVKQQELKELCELELSYEFELTYAARKVDLVLEEVDKFQVFVNGVALDTSHTERWIDIAFQRLKIPHDLLRQGQNTISLKTIYSEMSNVEAIYLVGDFGVALKGIQRQLIPLVDKVKIGDLCEQGFPFYSGSFSYLVPVPAGSEKLRLPQIAGACAKVKGQVLGWDPFIAELDGKEELLEVEVILTRRNTFGPLHDAVEGRYWVGPQHFTTEGDEWSDPCIFVASGLLAAPVIYLNQKQETKIYEKNTQLSTAAL, encoded by the coding sequence ATGAATTTTAATGATTTGAAAAACCCCAAGATGCAATGGCGCGGAAAGCCCTTCTGGTCTTGGAATGGCAAGCTAGACAAAGATGAACTTTTTCATCAAATAGATGTGATGAAAGAAATGGGCTTTGGTGGTTACTTCATGCATTCACGTACGGGCCTAGAGACTGAATACCTGGGTGAAGAATGGTTTGACTTGATTAACGCTTGTGCTGATTACGGCGAGTCTTTGGGTATGGAGTCCTGGCTTTATGATGAAGATCGCTGGCCATCAGGTCTAGCGGGAGGTTTAGTCACCAAGCATCCCGAATTCCGTCAAAAAGCTATTTTACTTGAAATTGATCCGCTCACGGAAGCCAAAGATGTGCTTGCGGAATTTACTTGTGATGTAGAGGGATCGACCTATACAAAGCTTGGTGCGGGCAAAAACCATTTGCGTTTTTCTATCGTCGAGCAGGGAAAAAGCGGCTTCTATAATGGCTTTACTTATGTCGATACGATGAATCGCGATGCAACTGAAGCTTACTTGCAGTCGACTCATGAGAAGTATGCCGAGAAATGTGGTGATCGCCTCGGGAAATCGATCAAAGGGATCTTTACTGATGAGCCTCACCGCGGAGCTGTTTTGGATGGTTTTTCGATGTATCGCGAAGATGGTGCGAGTACTGTGCCCTATACGCAAAAGCTTTTCGAGGAATTCGAAAAGCGCTTTGGCTATGATTTGATTCCCAAGCTACCAGAATTATTTTTACAATTAAATGGCGAAGCCGTCTCACCCGTCAAATGGCATTTCATAGAATTATTGCAGCAATTATTCATCGAAAATTTTGCTATCCCCTGTCAGCAATGGTGCACTAAGAACAAGCTGATCTTAACGGGTCATATTCTCCACGAAGACAATTTAACGAGCCAAACGGCGATGTCGGGCTCGATGATGCGCTATTATGAGCACATGGACCTGCCGGGAATTGACGTCTTGGGTGAACACAATAAGAATTATTGGGTGGTGAAACAATTAGCTTCGACGGCGCGTCAAACGGGTAAGACTCAGATGCTGACCGAGACCTATGGTTGTACTGGTTGGCAAATGCCTTTTGCGGGCCATAAGGCCGTAGGTGATTGGCAGGCCTTGTTAGGCATTAATTTACGTTGTCATCATCTCTCTTGGTATACCATGCGTGGCGAGGCTAAGCGAGATTACCCCGCGAGTATTTTACATCAATCGGCTTGGTACAAAGAATATAAGCATGTGGAGGATTATTTTGCCCGCTTTGGTATGCTTATGGCCGAGGGAGAAGCCGTATGCGATGTCTTGGTAATCAATCCAGTGGAGAGTGTTTGGGCGCAAGTTCATTTAGGCTGGTCAGATTGCCTCGCACTTCAAGATAAGAAAATACAAAAGGTCGAGGATGATTACCAAAAGCTTTTTACTGACTTACTCGAAAATCAGATCGATTTTGATTATGGTGATGAGGAGATGCTCAGTCGCTTAGCGAGCGTCGAAGGAGACTTATTTCGCGTTGGCAAAAGTACTTACCGCTCGATAGTAGTGGCGGGTATGGTGACGATGCGTTCCAGTACCGTGCAATTATTAAAAGCCTTTGAGCAAGCGGGGGGACAAGTCATTGTGGCCGGTCAGGCACCGCAGTATATAGATGCCCTAAAAGCCGATTTCCCCTCATTTAAGACTATTGATTTTGATAAAGAGGCCTTGTTAGCGGCCTTGCCTAAAGCCATTGCCCTTGTGGAAGCCGAGGATATTTTTGGGCAAGTCAGAAAAACGGATAAGGGGCTAGTTTTTGCCGCCTTAAATGTGAATCGTGATGAGCGTCGAGAAAATGTTTTGGTGAATATAGCCGCCGCAGGTCATGTCTGTGAGTTGGATTTACAAAGTGGAGAAATACTTGCTGTGACTAGTGAATATGCCAATGGCGTCACAAGTTTCACTTGTGACTTTTCAAAAGCGGGAGAAAAGGTTTTTTTCATCAGTCCTGAGCCCTTAATTGAGGCGCGTGCTGAAGCCCCGCCGGAGGCACTAGAAGAACGCCCCCTCTCAGGTAATTTTGAGTATCGTTTAGGCGAAGATAATATTTGTGTTTTGGATTTTGCCCGCTTTCGGATGAATCAGGGTGAATGGCAAAATGCGCAAGAAGTTTTAAAGATTGATCAGGCAATACGTGATCAGTATCAAATCATGCGTCGCGGAGGCGAGATGCTGCAACCCTGGTTCGTCAAGCAGCAAGAGCTAAAAGAGCTTTGTGAATTAGAATTAAGCTATGAATTTGAATTGACTTATGCGGCCAGAAAAGTGGACTTAGTCTTGGAAGAAGTCGATAAATTCCAGGTCTTTGTCAATGGCGTCGCCTTAGATACGTCTCACACTGAGCGCTGGATTGATATTGCCTTTCAGCGCCTTAAAATCCCCCATGACTTGTTGCGTCAAGGGCAAAATACCATAAGTCTAAAAACGATTTATAGCGAGATGAGCAATGTCGAAGCTATTTACCTCGTGGGTGATTTCGGAGTGGCGCTCAAGGGTATTCAACGTCAGCTCATCCCCTTGGTCGACAAAGTCAAAATCGGCGATCTTTGTGAGCAGGGCTTTCCTTTTTATTCAGGTTCTTTCAGCTACTTGGTCCCGGTGCCAGCAGGAAGTGAGAAATTGCGCCTTCCGCAAATTGCGGGGGCTTGTGCTAAGGTAAAGGGCCAGGTCTTAGGCTGGGATCCCTTTATAGCTGAACTCGATGGCAAGGAAGAATTGCTTGAAGTCGAAGTTATTTTAACGAGGCGAAACACTTTTGGTCCGCTTCACGATGCAGTAGAAGGACGTTATTGGGTCGGGCCGCAACATTTCACGACTGAAGGAGATGAATGGTCAGATCCATGTATTTTTGTGGCCTCTGGACTTTTAGCGGCTCCGGTCATTTATTTAAATCAAAAGCAAGAGACAAAAATTTATGAAAAAAATACTCAGCTTAGTACTGCTGCTTTGTAG
- a CDS encoding LamG-like jellyroll fold domain-containing protein, with the protein MTPQQDQLFCRYFDGRLTEKDKNELQELLRKSSEARKKLRMLATVSEGLANHDFNDKALPLITKNSRQNTFIPWTVAAVAIFVACFSWVDSHQPQAKPLDPPDSFIALLVDQAGAEFTDNNAPNGIRFKKGPHQLKNGTIHLRFANGADVVMKAPASFEIEDGFNMRLHHGKIWAMAPPSAQGFTVATPGIDYEDLGTEFTISVDSKTGASQLFVVDGQVDARDPHSKKLLSSVTEGKSLQFTEGKLTHKSSIIPEPYPNPGDIGFLRWELESAEFGKNDPDLIAFYPFNESESLQNEAPHALTSDGQIHGARWVSGRWPNKRALLFDRDSDFVELNIPGEFQELTFSTWIKLDHINHTLNSIFNSNSWDMGDVHWNIHRNGSLSLGYKGARPTTNMSFKTLPTNQWVHLAGTLSKRSGKSCIYINGELTEIRDLETKDSSIKPGLGRIGNWFMGDRKDKAPIRGLRGKIDEFAIWKRSLNQEEIKALVEKGKPSALWSIANQ; encoded by the coding sequence ATGACACCTCAGCAAGATCAATTATTTTGTCGCTATTTCGATGGCAGACTCACGGAAAAAGACAAAAACGAGCTCCAAGAACTACTTAGAAAAAGTTCTGAGGCAAGAAAGAAATTGCGCATGCTCGCCACAGTTAGCGAAGGACTCGCCAATCATGATTTTAATGATAAAGCTCTTCCCCTAATCACTAAGAATTCTAGACAGAATACATTTATTCCATGGACTGTTGCCGCTGTAGCAATCTTTGTTGCCTGCTTTTCTTGGGTTGATAGCCATCAACCACAAGCTAAACCCCTTGATCCCCCTGATTCATTTATCGCCTTACTCGTCGACCAGGCAGGAGCCGAATTTACTGATAATAACGCACCCAATGGCATTCGCTTTAAAAAAGGTCCGCACCAACTTAAAAATGGAACAATCCATCTGCGCTTTGCCAATGGGGCTGACGTGGTCATGAAAGCTCCCGCCTCGTTCGAAATTGAAGATGGTTTTAATATGCGACTGCACCATGGAAAAATTTGGGCCATGGCACCCCCAAGTGCTCAGGGATTTACTGTAGCAACTCCCGGCATCGACTATGAAGACCTCGGCACTGAGTTCACGATCTCGGTAGACTCCAAAACAGGCGCGAGTCAACTCTTTGTAGTCGATGGTCAAGTCGATGCAAGGGATCCTCATTCTAAAAAACTACTGTCTTCAGTAACTGAAGGCAAATCCCTACAGTTTACAGAAGGCAAGCTGACTCATAAAAGCTCAATAATCCCCGAACCCTACCCAAATCCTGGAGATATTGGTTTCCTTCGCTGGGAGCTCGAGAGTGCGGAATTTGGCAAAAATGACCCCGATCTCATTGCCTTCTACCCATTTAATGAATCTGAATCTCTTCAAAATGAAGCTCCCCATGCTCTCACTAGTGATGGCCAGATTCATGGTGCCCGCTGGGTTTCTGGGCGTTGGCCAAACAAGCGGGCCTTATTATTTGATCGCGACAGTGATTTTGTGGAGTTGAATATACCCGGAGAGTTTCAGGAATTGACTTTTAGTACCTGGATCAAATTAGATCATATTAATCATACTCTCAATTCAATTTTTAACTCAAATAGCTGGGACATGGGAGATGTCCACTGGAATATCCATCGCAATGGTTCCTTAAGCCTTGGCTACAAGGGCGCTAGACCTACAACAAATATGAGTTTTAAAACTCTGCCAACAAATCAGTGGGTTCACCTCGCGGGAACTCTTTCTAAAAGATCTGGGAAAAGCTGTATTTACATCAATGGTGAACTCACTGAAATAAGAGATCTCGAAACCAAAGACAGCTCAATCAAACCTGGTCTCGGACGCATTGGCAACTGGTTCATGGGGGATAGAAAAGACAAGGCTCCTATACGTGGCCTACGCGGTAAAATAGATGAATTCGCCATCTGGAAACGCAGCCTCAATCAAGAAGAAATCAAAGCACTGGTTGAGAAGGGTAAACCCAGTGCCTTGTGGTCTATCGCAAATCAATAA